One part of the Schistocerca piceifrons isolate TAMUIC-IGC-003096 chromosome 7, iqSchPice1.1, whole genome shotgun sequence genome encodes these proteins:
- the LOC124805430 gene encoding uncharacterized protein LOC124805430, producing MWRPPWLQAKWYMVYRTWVLFTLLSFLVAQVQGLWYFWGNLDKITLDTCLLITTIQCLIKFLAFVLRQHDFFRVVQKVEAMRKEQLKIDDSEIISILDASYRSAKTITLCMTFLGGTSPGVWAIIPTIMRKFGIFPPDRELPATAWYTSRDTDSPNYEILSTLQYFSMQYGFFTGVAPDLLFVSIVIHAAGLLEVLNARLRRVGEMSRKRSVNTCKPDKPPEKHSDGVSSAEIMWKDLCICIKYHQDIIE from the coding sequence CGCCATGGCTGCAAGCAAAGTGGTATATGGTGTACAGAACGTGGGTGCTCTTCACGCTGCTCAGCTTCCTCGTCGCTCAGGTACAAGGCCTGTGGTACTTCTGGGGAAACTTGGACAAAATCACCCTTGACACGTGTCTTCTCATTACCACAATACAATGTCTCATTAAATTCCTTGCCTTCGTTTTGAGACAGCATGATTTTTTCCGCGTGGTGCAGAAAGTAGAGGCTATGAGGAAAGAACAACTCAAAATCGACGACTCAGAAATAATCTCTATCCTTGATGCATCGTATAGATCGGCGAAAACTATTACACTGTGCATGACGTTTCTGGGGGGTACTTCACCTGGCGTCTGGGCCATTATTCCCACCATCATGCGGAAGTTCGGCATATTTCCACCAGATAGGGAACTACCGGCGACTGCCTGGTACACCAGCAGAGACACTGACAGTCCCAACTACGAGATACTCAGCACATTGCAGTACTTCAGCATGCAGTACGGCTTCTTCACTGGGGTGGCCCCGGACCTGCTGTTTGTTTCCATTGTAATTCACGCAGCTGGATTACTGGAGGTTCTGAACGCTAGATTGAGACGTGTTGGGGAAATGTCTCGAAAGCGCAGCGTTAACACTTGCAAACCAGATAAGCCACCAGAAAAACATTCAGATGGCGTTTCCTCTGCAGAAATAATGTGGAAAGACCTTTGCATATGCATCAAGTACCATCAAGACATCATAGAGTAA